Proteins encoded within one genomic window of Brassica rapa cultivar Chiifu-401-42 chromosome A09, CAAS_Brap_v3.01, whole genome shotgun sequence:
- the LOC103841928 gene encoding uncharacterized protein LOC103841928, translating into MNPHKTEEDLFHHHDLDPTNLLSQPPHPSIHHEEDPTFSLPEFVLFRSSPSLDSPSHSSDEQDSLSHPTPETPKIPNPRISISTQEPRDWDYINPDPHISSQFYTFNSDSHSLMILCLREGRLASPAEIRVATPRSVLKSWRSVWKDRNEDTAYVTAWKRIQDKLTARLDPASGNEFLCFKNNTRQFVSHVSQWQDIVMGFHGDGDLKHLGVRETIDRIKQVWTVGAKLYGIPESFIRVCVAACGVCNAVTGSGSRNKRRRFEYTESFDVPAKDVADRLQELAAKHKVVLCIRQKYIRYKPFMAEVKDYACHRAGEPASKKSRVLKREPYQSKRCGCGFRIRAIVPIANYNEKDKTFVYEEEGTAVFKMYAVHSGHEPGAMDGNARIMHRLVGHKGFLMEHDVVYGVREELESEEIGKDDGGDMRLSVLHQVHELRSELGTLEGKIGKIPEEMLGSVSRELFEMLNKIRNIDEEGVKGTTGLLSDREMLVGDNDLAHWSDHHHHHEMYGDGKDTELIEDDEDSFGRSLDDVVPWEQIRPPSGCTSPKDILSETSCKPEKWLKCNDFDEKSILNCEDSKLTKPMRDDEGIVSDVGLVGIQVDSFYQENSKWYDSPCEEDNGFRRGEIL; encoded by the coding sequence ATGAATCCACACAAAACCGAAGAAGATCTGTTCCACCACCACGATCTCGACCCAACAAACCTACTCTCTCAACCACCACACCCCTCCATCCACCACGAAGAAGATCCAACCTTCTCCCTCCCGGAGTTCGTCCTCTTCCGCTCCTCCCCCTCCCTAGACTCCCCATCCCACTCCTCCGACGAACAAGACTCCTTATCCCACCCCACCCCCGAAACCCCCAAAATCCCAAACCCTAGAATCTCAATCTCAACCCAAGAGCCCCGAGACTGGGACTACATCAACCCAGACCCTCACATCTCCTCCCAATTCTACACCTTCAACTCCGATTCCCACTCCCTCATGATCCTCTGCCTCCGCGAAGGCCGCCTCGCCTCCCCCGCCGAGATCCGCGTCGCCACCCCTCGCTCCGTCCTCAAGTCCTGGCGCTCCGTCTGGAAAGACCGCAACGAGGACACCGCCTACGTCACCGCGTGGAAACGCATCCAGGACAAGCTCACCGCGCGCCTCGACCCCGCCTCGGGAAACGAGTTCCTCTGCTTTAAAAACAACACCAGGCAGTTCGTGTCGCACGTTAGCCAGTGGCAGGACATAGTCATGGGGTTCCACGGTGACGGCGACTTGAAACACTTGGGGGTTAGAGAGACTATCGATAGGATTAAACAAGTGTGGACCGTTGGTGCTAAGTTGTATGGGATTCCAGAGAGTTTTATTAGGGTCTGTGTGGCGGCGTGTGGTGTTTGTAATGCGGTTACTGGGTCCGGTTCGAGGAATAAACGGCGGCGTTTTGAGTATACTGAGTCTTTCGATGTCCCTGCGAAGGATGTTGCTGATAGGTTGCAGGAGTTAGCTGCTAAGCATAAGGTTGTGCTGTGTATTAGGCAGAAGTATATTAGGTACAAGCCGTTTATGGCCGAGGTGAAGGATTACGCTTGTCATAGAGCTGGGGAGCCTGCGTCGAAGAAGTCCAGGGTTTTGAAGAGGGAGCCTTATCAGTCTAAGAGGTGTGGTTGTGGTTTTAGGATTAGAGCTATTGTCCCCATTGCTAATTATAATGAAAAGGATAAGACTTTTGTTTATGAGGAGGAAGGGACAGCTGTTTTTAAGATGTACGCTGTTCATTCGGGGCATGAGCCTGGGGCGATGGATGGGAACGCGAGGATCATGCATCGGCTCGTTGGTCATAAGGGGTTTTTGATGGAGCATGATGTGGTTTATGGTGTGAGGGAAGAGTTGGAAAGTGAAGAGATTGGGAAGGACGATGGTGGAGATATGCGTTTGAGTGTGTTGCATCAGGTGCATGAGCTGAGGAGTGAGCTTGGTACTTTAGAAGGAAAGATTGGGAAGATTCCGGAAGAGATGTTGGGTTCAGTGTCCAGAGAGTTGTTTGAGATGCTCAACAAGATCAGGAACATCGATGAAGAGGGTGTTAAGGGAACAACGGGCTTGCTTTCCGACAGGGAAATGCTTGTTGGAGATAACGATTTAGCTCATTGGAGTgaccatcatcatcaccatgaAATGTATGGAGATGGGAAGGATACAGAGCTtattgaagatgatgaagacaGTTTCGGGAGGAGCCTTGATGATGTTGTTCCTTGGGAACAGATAAGGCCACCATCTGGGTGTACAAGCCCAAAGGATATCTTGTCTGAGACATCATGTAAGCCTGAGAAATGGTTAAAGTGCAATGACTTTGATGAGAAGAGCATTCTGAACTGTGAAGATTCGAAACTAACAAAACCGATGAGAGACGATGAAGGTATAGTATCAGACGTAGGTTTAGTTGGTATACAAGTGGATAGCTTCTATCAAGAAAACTCAAAATGGTATGATTCTCCTTGTGAAGAAGACAATGGATTCAGACGTGGAGAGATTTTGTAG
- the LOC103841921 gene encoding F-box protein At3g60790 isoform X2, with product MNMVLDSTPKERLQQVSVQLARLMTKVINNHRGRLERCTIQHYKSQCKDGTLQSWIDSVTGLKHTKDLTLINYIPAIRHYKRANLLSLHPYTFSHHSLSSLSLCGFSLIGPDAFCKCKNLKTLNLINIVISQASVLSGVLAAFSSLEVIVLNVNFLTPRGVLKIENNNLKFLQLSYLNEIDRMEVYATCLDVLDIRCIKVKRDNFILVAPNIEVNKNSWLDNHSRNDCPHLYCNVSSFLAQVETNIWHKILGSDFIDMRRYVYLSVSVDITDPKEVEILEEVLLMWTNGLLELEIFFKHKKSHREEGECSTNDRTHAKLFPNADLRVYNVRLYNFDGSNEEEFAFVSRLVMQKPVILNMMIETSLFPPTKKFNAEAAVAKLMELKYYKNLKIECF from the exons GTTATAAATAATCACCGTGGCCGCCTAGAGAGATGCACTATTCAGCATTACAAATCCCAATGTAAGGATGGTACGCTCCAAAGTTGGATCGACTCAGTGACTGGTTTGAAACACACAAAAGATCTCACACTTATAAACTATATCCCTGCTATAAGGCATTACAAAAGAGCTAATTTGCTCAGCTTGCACCCATATACATTTTCACATCATAGCCTCAGTTCACTATCACTTTGTGGATTTAGCCTAATAGGTCCAGATGCCTTCTGCAAGTGCAAGAATCTTAAGACTCTCAATCTTATAAACATTGTCATCTCACAAGCTAGTGTCCTTAGTGGAGTTTTAGCAGCTTTCTCCTCCCTCGAGGTTATTGTGTTGAATGTCAATTTCCTAACCCCACGTGGTGTGTTGAAGATCGAGAACAACAATTTGAAGTTCTTGCAATTGTCTTACCTTAACGAGATTGATAGGATGGAAGTGTATGCAACTTGTCTAGATGTTCTAGACATCAGGTGTATCAAAGTTAAGAGAGACAACTTCATCCTCGTTGCTCCCAATATCGAGGTTAACAAAAATTCTTGGCTGGATAATCACAGCCGTAATGATTGTCCTCACCTCTACTGTAACGTATCATCATTTCTCGCTCAG GTGGAAACAAACATTTGGCATAAGATTTTGGGGAGCGACTTTATTGATATGAGACGGTATGTGTATTTATCAGTGAGTGTAGATATAACTGATCCGAAAGAAGTGGAGATACTGGAGGAAGTTTTGCTTATGTGGACCAATGGTTTGTTGGAGCTTGAGATCTTTTTCAAG CATAAGAAATCTCATAGGGAAGAAGGTGAATGTTCTACTAACGACAGAACACATGCAAAACTGTTCCCTAACGCTGATTTACGCGTTTATAATGTGCGGTTGTATAATTTTGATGGTTCGAATGAGGAAGAATTTGCGTTTGTTTCACGTTTGGTGATGCAAAAGCCGGTGATACTGAATATGATGATCGAGACTTCTTTGTTTCCTCCGACGAAGAAGTTCAATGCGGAAGCAGCTGTGGCCAAGTTGATGGaacttaaatattacaaaaatcttaaaattgAATGCTTCTGA
- the LOC103841925 gene encoding proteasome subunit beta type-1 has product MTKQHANWSPYDNNGGTCVAIAGSDYCVIAADTRMSTGYSILSRDYSKIHKLADKAVLSSSGFQADVKALQKVLKSRHLVYQHQHNKQMSCPAMAQLLSNTLYFKRFFPYYAFNVLGGLDEEGKGCVFTYDAVGSYEKVGYSAQGSGSTLIMPFLDNQLKSPSPLLLPAQDAITPLSEPEAVDLVKTVFASATERDIYTGDKLEIMILKADGIRTEVMELRKD; this is encoded by the exons ATGACGAAGCAGCACGCGAACTGGTCTCCTTACGATAACAATGGAGG AACCTGTGTGGCCATCGCTGGATCCGATTACTGCGTCATCGCCGCCGATACTCGGATGTCTACCGGTTACAGTATTCTAAGCCGCGATTACTCGAAGATCCATAAACT AGCAGACAAGGCTGTGCTCTCTTCCTCAGGGTTTCAAGCTGATGTGAAAGCACTTCAGAAAGTTCTCAAGTCAAGGCACTTG GTTTATCAGCATCAGCATAACAAGCAGATGAGTTGTCCTGCAATGGCTCAGCTTCTCTCCAACACGCTTTACTTCAAGCGGTTTTTTCCTTACTATGCCTTTAATGTTCTCGGTGGGCTTGATGAGGAAG GAAAAGGCTGTGTCTTTACGTATGACGCGGTGGGATCTTATGAGAAGGTTGGTTACAGTGCTCAAGGCTCTGGCTCCACTCTCATTATGCCCTTCCTTGATAATCAGCTCAAGAGTCCCAGCCCGCTTTTGCTTCCTGCCCAG GATGCTATCACACCCCTTTCCGAACCTGAAGCAGTTGACTTAGTTAAGACTGTTTTTGCTTCTGCGACTGAGAGGGATATCTACACT GGAGACAAGCTTGAGATCATGATTCTCAAGGCGGATGGCATCAGGACCGAAGTCATGGAATTGAGGAAAGACTAA
- the LOC103841924 gene encoding probable protein S-acyltransferase 14, which produces MHRSGTAMAWNVFKFCTALRGLGSIMILLVLGVVGVTYYAVVLTNYGPALSQGGVDSFAALTILVLFHLLLAMLLWSYFSVVFTDPGAVPANWRPAADEERGESDPLTSLEFVGLQTDSSNPRVRFCRKCNQPKPPRCHHCSVCGRCVLKMDHHCVWVVNCVGALNYKYFLLFLFYTFLETTLVTLVLMPHFIAFFSDEEIPGTPGTLATTFLAFVLNLAFALSVMGFLIMHMSLVAGNTTTIEAYEKKTSARWRYDLGRKKNFEQVFGMDKRYWFIPGYTEEDLRRMPELHGLEYPSKPDFDSQ; this is translated from the exons ATGCACAGATCTGGTACTGCAATGGCGTGGAACGTGTTCAAGTTCTGTACGGCCTTACGAGGTCTCGGATCCATCATGATCCTACTAGTTCTCGGTGTTGTCGGTGTTACCTATTACGCCGTCGTTTTGACTAATTATGGACCTGCTCTCTCTCAAGGAGGCGTTGATTCCTTTGCTGCTCTCACCATCCTTGTCCTCTTCCATTTACTC CTGGCGATGCTTTTGTGGAGCTACTTCTCTGTTGTTTTCACTGATCCTGGTGCTGTCCCTGCTAACTGGAGACCAGCTGCTGATGAAGAGAGAGGTGAATCTGATCCGTTAACTAGTCTGGAGTTTGTCGGTTTACAGACAGATTCTTCAAATCCTAGAGTTAGGTTCTGTAGGAAGTGCAATCAGCCAAAACCTCCACGTTGCCATCattgttctgttt GTGGTCGGTGTGTGTTGAAGATGGATCACCATTGTGTTTGGGTTGTTAACTGTGTAGGAGCATTGAATTATAAGTACTTCCTTCTTTTcttg TTCTACACATTTTTAGAGACGACTCTTGTGACTTTGGTTCTGATGCCACACTTCATAGCCTTCTTTAGTGACGAAGAGATACCTGGAACGCCAGGCACTCTTGCTACTACTTTCCTTGCATTTG TTTTGAACTTGGCATTTGCTTTGAGCGTGATGGGTTTCTTGATCATGCACATGTCTTTGGTTGCTGGCAACACCACAACTATAGAG GCATATGAGAAGAAAACCAGTGCAAGATGGCGGTATGACCTCGGTAGAAAGAAAAACTTTGAACAG GTATTTGGAATGGATAAGAGATACTGGTTCATCCCAGGATACACTGAGGAAGATCTAAGGAGAATGCCTGAGCTGCATGGACTTGAATACCCTTCCAAGCCTGACTTTGATTCCCAGTAA
- the LOC103841921 gene encoding F-box protein At3g60790 isoform X1 gives MNMVLDSTPKERLQQVSVQLARLMTKVINNHRGRLERCTIQHYKSQCKDGTLQSWIDSVTGLKHTKDLTLINYIPAIRHYKRANLLSLHPYTFSHHSLSSLSLCGFSLIGPDAFCKCKNLKTLNLINIVISQASVLSGVLAAFSSLEVIVLNVNFLTPRGVLKIENNNLKFLQLSYLNEIDRMEVYATCLDVLDIRCIKVKRDNFILVAPNIEVNKNSWLDNHSRNDCPHLYCNVSSFLAQVETNIWHKILGSDFIDMRRYVYLSVSVDITDPKEVEILEEVLLMWTNGLLELEIFFKVHSWLNSHYWIELDHFSHISYIIFSFQHKKSHREEGECSTNDRTHAKLFPNADLRVYNVRLYNFDGSNEEEFAFVSRLVMQKPVILNMMIETSLFPPTKKFNAEAAVAKLMELKYYKNLKIECF, from the exons GTTATAAATAATCACCGTGGCCGCCTAGAGAGATGCACTATTCAGCATTACAAATCCCAATGTAAGGATGGTACGCTCCAAAGTTGGATCGACTCAGTGACTGGTTTGAAACACACAAAAGATCTCACACTTATAAACTATATCCCTGCTATAAGGCATTACAAAAGAGCTAATTTGCTCAGCTTGCACCCATATACATTTTCACATCATAGCCTCAGTTCACTATCACTTTGTGGATTTAGCCTAATAGGTCCAGATGCCTTCTGCAAGTGCAAGAATCTTAAGACTCTCAATCTTATAAACATTGTCATCTCACAAGCTAGTGTCCTTAGTGGAGTTTTAGCAGCTTTCTCCTCCCTCGAGGTTATTGTGTTGAATGTCAATTTCCTAACCCCACGTGGTGTGTTGAAGATCGAGAACAACAATTTGAAGTTCTTGCAATTGTCTTACCTTAACGAGATTGATAGGATGGAAGTGTATGCAACTTGTCTAGATGTTCTAGACATCAGGTGTATCAAAGTTAAGAGAGACAACTTCATCCTCGTTGCTCCCAATATCGAGGTTAACAAAAATTCTTGGCTGGATAATCACAGCCGTAATGATTGTCCTCACCTCTACTGTAACGTATCATCATTTCTCGCTCAG GTGGAAACAAACATTTGGCATAAGATTTTGGGGAGCGACTTTATTGATATGAGACGGTATGTGTATTTATCAGTGAGTGTAGATATAACTGATCCGAAAGAAGTGGAGATACTGGAGGAAGTTTTGCTTATGTGGACCAATGGTTTGTTGGAGCTTGAGATCTTTTTCAAGGTACACTCATGGTTAAATTCTCATTATTGGATAGAACTTGACCACTTCTctcatatatcatatatcatattttcattTCAGCATAAGAAATCTCATAGGGAAGAAGGTGAATGTTCTACTAACGACAGAACACATGCAAAACTGTTCCCTAACGCTGATTTACGCGTTTATAATGTGCGGTTGTATAATTTTGATGGTTCGAATGAGGAAGAATTTGCGTTTGTTTCACGTTTGGTGATGCAAAAGCCGGTGATACTGAATATGATGATCGAGACTTCTTTGTTTCCTCCGACGAAGAAGTTCAATGCGGAAGCAGCTGTGGCCAAGTTGATGGaacttaaatattacaaaaatcttaaaattgAATGCTTCTGA
- the LOC103841930 gene encoding fasciclin-like arabinogalactan protein 10, whose protein sequence is MASSSRALSLLAFTLLLLAVLSTVSGHNITQILSESPEYSSFNSYLSQTKLADEINSRTTITLLVLNNGAMSSLAGKHPLSVVKNALSLLVLLDYYDPVKLHKISQGTTLTTTLYQTTGNAPGNLGFVNITDLKGGKVGFGSAAPGSKLASTYTKLVKQIPYNISVLEIDAPIIAPGILTAPAPSADGLNNITGLLEKAGCKTFANLLVTSGVLKTYVSTVEKGLTVFAPSDEAFKAEGVPDLTKLTQAEVVSLLEYHALAEYKPKGSLKTNKEAISTLATNGAGKYDLTTSTSGDEVILHTGIGPSRLADTVVDETPVVIFTVDKVLLPTELFGKSPAPAPAPEPVSGPTPSPAKSPSPAEAPSPVAASPPAPPVDDSPEGAPSDSPTSSEDSNAKNAAFHVSASAYVTTVLVTLAATSLLL, encoded by the coding sequence ATGGCTTCTTCATCACgtgctctctctctcctcgcatTCACTCTACTTCTCCTCGCCGTCCTTTCCACCGTCTCCGGCCACAACATCACCCAAATCCTCTCCGAATCACCTGAATACTCCTCCTTCAACAGCTACCTCTCCCAAACAAAGCTCGCCGACGAAATCAACAGCCGCACCACCATCACCCTCCTCGTCCTCAACAATGGCGCAATGTCTTCCCTCGCCGGAAAACACCCACTCTCCGTCGTCAAAAACGCCCTCAGCCTCCTCGTCCTCCTCGACTACTACGACCCCGTCAAGCTCCACAAGATCTCTCAAGGCACCACTCTCACCACCACGCTTTACCAAACCACCGGTAACGCTCCCGGAAACCTAGGCTTCGTCAACATCACCGATCTCAAAGGCGGCAAGGTCGGCTTCGGCTCCGCCGCACCTGGCTCCAAGCTCGCTTCAACCTACACCAAGTTAGTTAAGCAAATCCCTTACAACATCTCCGTCCTCGAAATCGACGCTCCGATCATCGCTCCCGGAATCTTAACCGCTCCGGCTCCCTCCGCCGACGGACTCAACAACATCACCGGACTTCTCGAGAAAGCCGGTTGCAAAACCTTCGCTAACTTGCTCGTCACGAGCGGTGTGCTCAAGACCTACGTATCCACCGTTGAAAAAGGGTTGACTGTTTTTGCACCGTCCGATGAAGCTTTCAAAGCCGAAGGCGTACCGGATCTGACCAAGCTCACGCAAGCTGAGGTGGTCTCGCTCCTAGAGTATCACGCCCTCGCTGAATACAAACCCAAAGGCTCGTTGAAGACTAATAAAGAAGCAATCTCCACGTTAGCTACTAACGGCGCCGGTAAATATGATTTAACGACGTCAACCTCGGGCGATGAAGTTATTCTCCACACTGGCATTGGACCGTCGAGACTCGCCGACACGGTGGTGGATGAGACACCCGTCGTGATATTCACGGTGGATAAAGTCCTCCTCCCTACCGAGCTCTTCGGAAAATCACCAGCTCCGGCGCCGGCGCCGGAACCTGTAAGTGGACCGACACCATCTCCGGCTAAGTCGCCGTCTCCAGCGGAAGCACCGTCACCAGTTGCAGCTTCACCGCCTGCGCCTCCAGTTGATGATTCGCCGGAAGGAGCTCCGTCAGACTCGCCGACAAGTTCAGAGGACAGCAATGCTAAAAACGCGGCGTTTCACGTGAGCGCTTCTGCGTACGTCACCACTGTATTGGTCACACTTGCCGCTACATCTCTATTGCTATAA
- the LOC103841926 gene encoding uncharacterized protein LOC103841926 produces the protein MASMVSPTTCLYLHKHRLKLPSHGRLRITASIPEASDEKHPKLIARREMILRSSELAMIGAIFQLSGKKPEYLGVQKNERLALCPATNNCISTSESVSDRVHYAPPWNYNGGRKTPVSREVAMKELVNVIKSTKPDKFTPRIVEKKDDYVHVEYESPILGLVDDVEFLFSPGKKSTVEYRSASRKGNFDFDVNRKRIKALRQELEKKGWESENSF, from the exons ATGGCTTCCATGGTGTCACCGACCACTTGCTTATACCTCCATAAACACCGGTTAAAGCTTCCCTCCCATGGTCGTCTTCGTATAACCGCTTCGATTCCAGAGGCTTCAGATGAGAAGCATCCCAAGTTAATTGCTCGAAG AGAGATGATTCTTAGGAGCAGTGAACTAGCTATGATCGGAGCCATTTTCCAGCTCAG TGGGAAGAAACCAGAGTATCTTGGAGTACAGAAGAACGAGAGATTAGCTCTATGTCCTGCTACAAACAACTGTATATCCACTTCTGAGAGTGTCAGCGATCGAGTCCACTATGCTCCACCATG GAACTATAATGGTGGAAGGAAGACGCCTGTGAGCAGAGAAGTTGCAATGAAAGAGCTTGTCAATGTG ATTAAGTCAACGAAGCCGGACAAGTTTACTCCAAGGATTGTGGAGAAGAAGGATGACTATGTTCATGTGGAGTATGAAAGTCCTATCTTAGGT TTAGTAGATGATGTTGAGTTCCTGTTCTCTCCTGGTAAGAAGTCGACAGTGGAGTATCGGTCTGCATCACGTAAAGGGAACTTCGACTTTGATGTGAACAGAAAGCGAATCAAA GCATTGCGACAGGAGCTGGAGAAGAAGGGATGGGAATCAGAGAACAGCTTCTGA
- the LOC103841922 gene encoding homeobox-leucine zipper protein HDG11 — protein MYYLDCTNGELCSLCLAHHKDHLTIQSKCVLAIILISFFGWLCYVVRFCLCIDWFWQIGRSLGLYRSISIACHSSWIHNLTIFYPSSNQRISTYKKGCLEKVIGGDSGGGSQHHYGTETHRKKKRYHHHTAQQIQRLESSFKECLHPDDKQRNQLSRELGLAPRQIKFRFQNIRTQLNAQHERADNNALEAEKDKIRCENIAIREALKHAICPNCGGPPVNACLFQLN, from the exons ATGTATTACTTAGATTGCACCAACGGCGAGCTTTGCTCTCTTTGTCTTGCCCATCACAAAGATCACCTCACCATCCAATCCAAGTGTGTTCTTGCTATAatcttaattagtttttttggtTGGTTGTGCTATGTGGTTAGGTTTTGCCTTTGTATTGATTGGTTTTGGCAGATAGGTCGATCTTTAGGTCTATATAGGTCTATATCAATAGCCTGCCACAGTTCTTGGATccataacttgacaatattttatcCCTCATCCAATCAGCGAATCTCCACTTATAAAAAAG GATGTTTGGAAAAGGTTATTGGAGGAGACAGTGGTGGTGGTAGCCAACATCATTACGGCACTGAAACTCATAGGAAGAAGAAACGTTACCATCATCACACCGCTCAACAAATTCAACGACTTGAATC GAGTTTCAAGGAGTGTCTTCATCCAGATGATAAGCAGAGGAACCAACTTAGCAGAGAATTGGGTTTGGCTCCAAGACAAATCAAGTTCCGGTTCCAGAACATAAGAACTCAGCTTAAT gcgcaacatgAGAGAGCAGATAACAATGCACTAGAGGCAGAGAAAGACAAGATTCGATGCGAGAACATAGCCATTAGAGAAGCACTCAAGCATGCTATATGCCCTAACTGTGGAGGTCCTCCCGTTAATGCTTGTCTTTTccagttaaattaa